CGATGCGGCGCACCACCGGCGGATCCAGGGGGGCCCGCTCGATCAGGGTGGCCAGGCTGTCGCCGTCGACGTCGGCGCTCACCACGAACGTGATGTCCTCGTGCGTGCCCACGTCGAGCACCCGCACGAGGCGCGGATCATCGATCAGGGCGGCGCGGCGCGCGGCGTCGGCCACGTCGGCCGAGTAGGGGTGTCCGGGTCGCATGACCCGAACCGTCACCGGCCGGTCGAGCGTGAGGTCCGCCGCCCGCCAGACCGACGAGTCGGTGTTGGCGTGATAGCGGTCTTCAAGTCGGTAGCGGCCGGCCAGAACGGTGCCGCGGGTGGCGTTGGACAAGCCCGTGCACTCCTTCCAGCCCGATGGCAGCGCAGTCCGTCTGCAGTCCGTCTTGTCGGCAGTCGGCACGGATGCCGGCCGCTGACGGGATCGTCGGTACGGATCCGTATTCCATCGTAGTTCTCCCGGTCGCCCGGAACGAGATGTCATGCACATCACGCACACAAGAGCGCCTTACGCCCCATTGGAGTGACACGCGGGAACCAGTGAGAACACAGAGTGAGGACGACGCGATGGCGTCGCCCTCCAGTGTCCGTTCTCAGTAGGTCGAGTGCCGGGCGACCGTCTCCGGAGACGACGGCAACCGTCGCAACAGCGGCCCGAAAACGTCCTCGATCTCCTGGACCCCGAGCTGACGCAGGCCTGCCACGTAGATGAACAGCAGCATGAGCCCACCGACGACGGTGGCGATGATGCACGTCACCCAACCGTCGCCGAGGAAGATGTGGGTGGACCGCGCCATCAGCCAGGCCACACCACCACCGATGCCGCCCACTGCGAACAGTTCGATGTGGGAGCGCACCACCGCGCGTCCGTCCAGGTCACCGAAGCGCATCCGCAGGATCCAGTAGGACAGCAGCGCGCTGACGAAGTTCGACGCAGCCATCGAGAGGCCGACTCCGATGACGATGTACTGCGGGCTCTCACGCAGCAGATAGAGCGAGACCAGGTTTCCCGCGGCCCAGGTGCCGCTCGTGGCGATCTGGATGAAGAACGGTGTCTTCGCGTCTTCGAAGGCGAAGAACACCCGCTGGAACAGATACTGCGCGCTGAAGGGCACCAGGCCCACCGCCATGGCCATCACCACGTAGGCAATGCCGTTGGTGGTAGATCGGTTGGCGCTCGGGAACATCGAGGCGGCGATGTCGGGCCCGAGAGCCAGGATGGCAGCCGTCGAGACCACGGTGGCCAGACCCGTCAGCCGCAGCCCGAGCGAGAGGTCGGCCCGCACGTCCCGGATCCGGTTCTCTGCCGCGGCATTCGACATCCGCGTGAACAGCGCGGTGACGAGCGAGACCGCTACCAGCGAGTGCGGCAGCATGAACAGCAGCAGGGCGTTGTCGTAGATCGCCTTACCGGTGTTGATCGCTGCGTCCGGATGATCTTTCAGCAGGTTGCTGGCGGTGGTGGTGACCTTCGAGATGACCACGAAGGCCAGCTGCTGCACGACCACCGCGGCGAAGGTCCAGCCGGCCACCCGGCTCGCCGAGGCCAGGCCCACTCCGCGCAGACCGAACTTCGGCCGGTAGCGGATACCGGCGCGGCTCAGCAGGGGGATCAGCACCAGGGCCTGGGTCGCCACGCCGAGGGTCTGGCTGCCGGCCAGCAGCATGACCTTGGTGCCGGTCCATTCCGTACCCGACTGGGTGCCCCCGCCGTAGACCGCGATGAAGGCGGCCAGACCGGCGATCGAGACCACGTTGTTGAGCACCGGCGACCACATGAACGCGCCGAACTTGCCGCGGGCGTTCAGCACCTGGCCGAGCAGGGTGTAGACGCCGTAGAAGAACACCTGGGGCAGACACCACAGTGAGAACGCCGCGGTCAGGGCGATCAGGTCGGGGTCCCAGTCGTCGGACGCGTAGACCTTGACCAGTAACGGCGAGCCGATGAGCACCAGCACCGTGACCACGGCGAGTAGACCGAGCGCCGCGGTCAACAGGCGGTTGATGTAGTCCTCGCCGCCGTCTTTCTGCTTGGCGGCCCGGGCGATCTGCGGAACCAGGACCGCGTTCAGCACACCGCCGGCCAGGAGGATGTAGAGCGCGTTGGGCATGATGTTGGCGACCGAGAAGGCATCCGCCGCACCGGCGTCACCGCCCGGCGTCACTGCCGCGACCAACACCGAGGCGCGCACGAAACCGAGCAGCCGGGAGACCATCGTTCCCGCTGCCATCAGTGCGCTGCTGCCCAGCAGCGAGGAGGCGCGCGAGGCAGACTGTGCCCGGTTGTCCTCGTCCTGATCCGCCGCCTCGAAGTCCGGCTCGGCCTGACCTCGGTCGCCGTAGTCCCAGTCGTCGTACCCGTGCTCGTCGTACCCACGATCGTCATAGCCGCGGTCGTCACGGGAACGCGGCGCCACCGGTGGCAGCGGCCGGCGCGGGGCCCGGGCGATCGGCGCCCGGATCGGCGCGATCGGCCGGGTGACGTCCGAGGGCATCGCGGTGCCCTCGACGAGCCCCAGCAGGTTCAGTGAACCCGTCAGCTCGGCCGGGTCGAGGCCGGACAGGTCGTAAGGGCTGTCGGGGGTCGGGGGCGGCGGCTGGGCTGCACGACGGCCTCGCCGGCTGTTGCCGGGTGCCGGGGTCTCGGGGTCGAGCGGGTGGAAGTACTGCTGCTGCTCCCCGCTCCCGGAGTCCCAGTCGTCGTACCCCTGCTCGTACCCCTGCTGATAACCCTGGTTGTCGTACCCCGGGTCGGAGCCACCGTGCTCCGGATCGCCAGGGCCGGTCCGGTCGTCACGCGTCTGGTCGTAGGGCTCGTCGTACTGCCCGTATCCGCCGCCCTGACCCGAAGCACCGGCCTGGCCGTACTCGCCCTCCGCGTACCGGGCCTGCTCGGGCCGGTACGGCCGCACCTGCACGGTGGGGTCTTCGGGGGCCACCGGCAGCGGCACGGCGTGCTGGTTCTGCGGGTCCTGGTGCTGGTTGCGTGGCCGCCGGAACTCCTGCGGCACCGGCCGGGTGGGGTCGGCCGGTGCCACCGGCTGATCGCCCTGATCGACCCGGGGCGGTGCCGGGCGCGGCCGACGCCGGCGCGGCTCGGCCGGTGGCTGGTTCCACCAGGCGTCGGCGGGCTGCTGCGGCTGCGGGGCCGGGGGTGGCTGCTGCTGCGCCTGCCGCTGGGCCTGGCGCTGAGCCGACCGTGATCGGCGGGTGGGACCTTCGTGCTGGGACACGTACTCGGACTCTCTCTGGGCCGCGTACGGGTCTCCCTCGTACTGGTCTTGCGGGTACTGCTCCTGCGGGTGCTGACCGTCAGCCCGCCGAGGTCGCATCGGGCGGTCCGGGTCGTCGGAGGGCACGGGTGTGCCGTCGTCCGACGACCACCCGCTCACCTGTTCTCCTTCGGCATCGTCGGACTGCGACGCTCCGCCCCTTTCGTTGCGGCCATCGTCGGTACCGAGCTGGACTTCTGTTCATGCATACCCCGCGGGGCACCCGGAGTCCCGGAGGCTGATCCGGTGCCGGGGGCGCGAAGTTTGTCGTCCCCGGTAACTGAGCCTTGTGGAGATCGTTCTGTTGCGCCACCCGAGCGCTGGATCGGTGCGCTGTCCGTCACATTCGCCGGTTCGGCAGGGACGTCAGGGGTGGGAGAACCGTCAGTGGCGATGGGCGGCGCGGCTTCCTTCGTCACCTTGCGGGCAGCGCGGGTGGCCTCGTCATCGACGTCCGGAATCGAGTTGAGCGGCACCTTCGGCCGGGTCTTGTTGCGCCGGAAGCTGCGCAGCAGACCGACGAGCAGCAGCAGGCCCAGCAGGACCGCCATGCCGATCATGCCCCAGCTCTCCCAGTTCGGGCGCACCTTGACCTCGAAGGTCTGCGGGCTGCCGAGCACCCGCTGCTTCGTGCCCTCGCCGGTCAGCAGCTTGGTCTCGACCAGCACGTTGCCGGTCGCGATGGCGGTGGCCTCGACCCGGAACGACTGCCGGTGCCCCGCCAGGATGGTGACGGGGTCGGGCTGGCGATCGATCTTCAGCTGGCCGGACCCGGCGCTGAAACTCACCGAGACCCGCAGGTCGAAGTCGGTCTTGTTGTCCACGGTGACGGGGATCAGGGCGGAGCGGGCCGTGAAGACCTTGCTCTCCGTCCCGATGAGCAACTGCACCTTGCCGGTGAGATCGCCCACGTCGTCCATCACCGCCCGGCGGGCCTGGGCCTGACCGTCCAGGTCGGACCGCCAGGCGTAGGACAGCAGCGAGGTGATGCGCTGCTCCAGGCGCTGTACGACGTCCTGATTGTTGATCAGCGCCGGGGCGATGTTGCCCAGATCGCGGTCCATGGCCTGGGCGTTGCTCAGGTTGCCCTTGGGCAGCTCGCTGCGCACTGCCTTCCGGCCGTACCGATGGGCCTCGCGGTCAACGGCGGTGGACTGACCCAGCTTCTTCAGACTGCCGATCGACACCCACGAGGCCTCGCGCAGGGCATTGGTCAGCCGCTGCACGTCGCCCGGCTGCGGGTCCCAGTTGCGCGGCGCCACGGCCAGGACCTGCCGGGACTGCGAGTCGGAGGTGGGCGCGGCCGACTCGGCGCTGATGGCGGCCAGGACGGCGAGCATGGTCTGCGTGGTCTCGGCACCGCGATCACGGCCGGAATCGGCGAACAGGTCGGACAGCTCGTCGTCGTAGAGCAGGCCGGTGAGCGTGTTGTCCTTGCTGCGCACCGTGCTCTTACCGTTCGGGGTGTAGCTGATCTCCGGTTCGGCCGGCTGCTGGCTCTCGGAGAGGATCACCGACTGGTGCCCGGTGTCCACGAGGCCGTCGATCGCCTGCCGCGAGATCTGACCATCGGCCGGCCAGGCGATGCGCGAGTACAGCGACGAGCCCAGCGCCTTCTTCTCGATCGACTCGCCGAGCTTGTCCGACTGACGTAGCAGGCCGGAGCTCTTACCGCCCTTGAGCAGGGAGTTCAGATCGGTGTCGGCATACGGCAGGCCGAGCACCGTGCGCTTCTTACGACCTGAGACGATGCGGCTGAGCCAGGCCGTTCCGGCCGTCTTCGCGGCCTCGTTGCTGATGGCGAACGGGGTCGCCGCCTCGTTGCCGGAGGGCTGGCTGGGAGAGACAGAGGACGAGCTGGTCGCCTCGTCGTCGCCGTCGGCCTCCTCGTCGTCCTGGGTGGCGGCCTCACTGATCCCGCCCTCCTTCAGAGACTGGGCGGCGGCCAGCAGCGCGGGGTCGACGGCCCAGCCGATGGCCGGGTCGTCGGTGGCGGTGAGGATGCGCGAGAGCCGGGAGTCGGGCAGCAGTTCGGCCGCGGCCTCCTCGGTCGCCAGGCCCGCCGTGGTGGAGGGGACGACCGAGGTCAGCGGCGCGAGCAGGGTCAGCCCGACCTTCGAGTCGCTCTCCTGCGGGGCCCAGACCAGGGTGGAACGGATCGCGTCGAGCTGCCGGCCGGCCGCCGAGGAGGCGACCAGCGAGAACGGGCGCGCCCCGAAGGAACTGCCCCAGCTGGTGAGCCCCAGCCCGCCGGCCGGGACGGTCAGCGTGAACGGCACCGACTGCTTCGCCCGGACATTGCCGAGGTTCTGGCTCCTGAGAAGGGTGCTCGTGGTGGCCACGTCGCCGTTCTCGACCCAGTCGATCACCGCCTCGCGCCCGTCCAGCACGGCGTAACTGAACCGCAGCGACACCGTGACGTTCTTCAGGGCCCGGGCGCTGAAGTTCCGCGCGACCCCGGTGACCACCAGATCGTCCTGTGCCGTCACCGAGGTCGGCGAGACGCGCGACAGGGTGAGTTGCAGGTTCCGGGAGGCAGTGGCGGAGCCCTGAGTTCTTGTGGACGTCGATGAGCCCCCGGAGGTGGTGGTCACCTGCTCGGGGGTGGAGTTCGATGGCTGGGCCTGTCTGCTCGAGGCAGCCAGGGCAGGCGCAGTGGACGGGCCCAGCACCCCGAGGGTGATGGCCATGGTCAATATTCCGGTGGTGAGCCCCCGGCGCACGTTCGCCAGGTACCTCACGCGGAATCCAGGAGTCGCACACTCGCCTCGCGCGCTATCCGGCGTTCATTGGGGAACGCCAGTTTCTGGTCAAGTTCAGGAAGAGGCACCCAGGCCACGTCGATCGCCTCGTGGTCCGGATCGCCCTCGGTACTGAGCTGGCCGCCGGTGGCCAGCAACAGGTAATGATGCACGTGCTTGTGTACTCGTTTGCCCTCGACCGAGAACCAATAGTCGATCGTTCCCAGACCGTGAAGTATCCGGCCACGAATGCCGGTCTCCTCCTCGATCTCCCGGACGGCCGCCTGTTCGGGCGTCTCGTCCAGTTCCAGATGCCCCTTGGGCAGGCACCACTCGACCCGTCCAGCGCGGTTCAGCCGGGCGATCACGGCCCCTCGCGGGGCCTCACCCGAGCGGTCGACGACCAGGCCGCCGGCCGAGGTCTCCTCCACGGTCGGCAGCGACCTGCGCGGCCCGTTCGGGGGCCGTGAGGGTCGGGGCATGTCGTCACTGTACTTACCCTGGCGCACCCATCTGGCACGCTTGGGACTCGTGCCACAGACCCCCTCCGACGACCTGACCGATGCCCGCCGGGCTGCGGCAGCGCGTCTGGTCCCGCTTCAGCCCCTGCTCACCGAGCTCGGATCCGTCTTCTCCTCCGCAGGTCACCGGCTCGCGCTGGTGGGTGGGCCGGTGCGCGACGCCCTGCTCGGTAGGCAGAGTCCCGATCTCGACTTCACCACGGACGCGCGCCCGGAAGAGACCATCCGGCTGCTGCGTGGGTGGGGTGACTCGCACTGGGACATCGGCAAGGCCTTCGGCACCATCGGCGCGCGCAAGGGTGACCACGTGGTGGAGGTCACCACCTACCGCGCCGACGTCTACCGCGAGGACTCCCGAAAGCCTCAGGTGGCCTTCGGCGACACGCTCGAGGCCGATCTGCTGCGCCGTGACTTCACCGTCAACGCCATGGCTCTGGAGCTGCCGGAGCTGACGTTCGTCGACCCGTACGGCGGGCTGGCCGACCTGACGGCCGGGCTGCTGCGCACGCCTGGTGCCCCCGAGATCTCGTTCGGTGACGATCCGCTGCGGATGATGCGTGGGGCCCGGTTCGCCGCCCAGCTCGGGTTCAGCGTTGCCCCGGAGGCCCTGACCGCGATGACGGCGATGGCCGACCGCATCTCCATCGTCTCGGCCGAGCGGGTCCGCGTGGAGCTGGAGAAGCTGCTGCTGGCCCCCGACCCGCGCCCCGGCCTGGAACTGCTGGTCTCCACCGGTCTGGCCGCGCACGTGCTGCCCGAGCTGCCGGCCCTGAAGCTGGAGATCGACGAGCACCACCGGCACAAGGACGTCTACGAGCACTCGCTGATCGTGCTGGAGCAGGCGATCGCGCTGGAGGACGGCCCGGACGGCCCGGTGCCGGGCCCGGACCTGGTGCTGCGTCTGGCCGCGATCCTGCACGACATCGGCAAGCCGGCCACCCGCCGGTTCGAGGAGGGCGGCGGTGTGTCCTTCCACCACCACGAGATGGAGGGCGCCAAGCTCACCACCCGGCGGATGAAGGCGCTGCGGTTCGACAAGGAGACGATCCAGCAGGTCTCCCGCCTGGTGCAGCTGCACCTGCGCTTCCACGGCTACGGCGACGGCGCCTGGACCGATTCGGCCGTACGCCGCTACGTCACCGATGCCGGCCCGTTGCTGGACCGTCTGCACAAGCTCACCCGCTCCGACTGCACCACGCGCAACCGGCGTAAGGCGAGCCGGCTCGCCTCCGCCTACGACGACCTGGAACTGCGCATCGCGGAACTGCGGGAACGGGAAGAACTCGACGCCGTCCGTCCCGACCTGGACGGCAACCAGATCATGGAGATCCTCGGCATCCCGGCTGGACGCGACGTGGGCCGGGCCTGGAAGTTCCTGAAAGACCTGCGTCTGGACCGGGGGCAGATCGGCTACGACGAGGCGCGCGAGGCGCTCGTTGCCTGGTGGGCGGGGGAACAGGCGTCCGCCGGCCCGACCGCCGACCAGACTTCTGGTGACCGGGTGGGTGGGACGAGTGACGGCGATGACCCGTCCGGGGCAACACCCGCCCGTCGGGGCGGGGAAACCACCGCATCGGCCTAATCGTTAGCTACGAAGTGACCGGACACCCCGGCAGGAGCGCCGGTCGTCAGGGAACATGGAGACGAGGTAATCCGGGGATTGTCCGGAATATGGACGCCTGAGGGGGTGGCCTTGATCGCAGAGACTGTGCGCTGATCACTCTTGGTCACCGTCAGGATTTGTGGTGAGAGCCGCGTTCATTCGCAACAATTGGGCTGTGTCGCGGCGCGTCAAAGGGCAACGGCTACGCCTGATGGGGTAAGCCTGGTCGTTTTTCTTTGGCATCGCCGTTGGTCTCCGGGCCCGCTGGACTCTAGAGTGGCGGAGCCTCGGACACTTGAGGTGAGATCAGGCGCAACCCGTTGTACAAGGCAATCTGCAACGCGGAGCGACCGAGTCGTTACTAGTACTAGTAAGGGGAGGAGTCATCGTGCAAAGCGGGATCGCCTATGCCGCAGGGCAACTCCTTGCCGTGGTCGCGCCGAGAACTGTGCTCGTCGTGGACGCGCCGACGGACTGGTCTCTGGCCGGCCCGTTGTGGGAGCTGGCCCTCGACGACGCACCCGTCGACGAGATCCTCGACGTGCTGGTCCGGCGCGGTATTCGCACCGCGCCCAGCTTCGCGATCGTCCGGGTCGAGGTGGACGCCGTTCGCGCCCTCGTCCGGGGCAGCGTGCCGGTGTGCTTCGAACGGGCCGGTGAGCCGGTCCGGCTGGACGCCACCGGTGCCACCACCTGGCTGGAAGGCCTGATCTCAGGCGCCCGCCGGGTCCTCGTCGGCGATGTGGAGACCAACTCCGAACTGCCGTTCACCGTCTCGACCGGGGTCGTGCTGGTTTCCGGCCTGGCCCTGAACTGCACGCCGACCACGTCCGACAGCGACGCGGACGCGCCGGCTGCCATCTCCGAAGCGCCGGCCGCCGCACTCCCGGCCGCCGCCGCGCTCGAGGCACCGGCCGACTCGCCGTCCTCCGAATCCTCGGCCCCGCTGAGCCTGGCCGGGTCCGGCGCCTCCGACCGGGTCGTCGACCTGACCGAGGGCGAACCGCGCACTCCCGCCTACTCCGGTGCTCCGGGTATCGAGGCCCGTGAGGGCTGGCAGCCGCTGCCGACCCGCACCGGTGGGTTCCAGCGCGAGGTCAACGGCCACGTGCCGTCGGTGCTCGACTCCCCGTCCACGGGCTCCTCCTCCAGCGGCGCCCTGCAGTCGTCCTCCGGTTCGACCCCCACGCCCGCGTCGTTCTTCGACTCGCGCAGCGGTAGCGACGACCCGGGCGAACTGCTCGATGTCGACGACCTCTCCGGCGGCTCGTCCGACGAGAACGAGGGCGAGAGCGCCCGTTCGTTCGACTTCGACGACCTGCTCACCGACGACGCACCCGACTCCGGCCCGGTCGAACTGTCGAGCCCGGACCCCGGCGGCAACGACGCGCTCAACCTGAACGGTTCCGGTCACGGCCCCGGCGTACCGCCGAAGCCGCGTCCGGGGGGTGCCCCCGCCGGCTGGCCGCCCGTCGCCGACGAGCCCGACCCGTTCTCTCAGTTCCGGTCCGAGCCGGAAGCGCCTGCCCCGGCACCGTGGGGTGCCCCGGAGCCGACGCCCAGTGCGTTCTCCTCGGAACCGGCCCCCAGCGCCTTCTCCCCGGAGCCCACGCCGAGTGCGTTCTCCCCGGAGCCGACGCCCAGTGCCTTCTCCTCGGAGCCCGCCCCGAGTGCGTTCTCCCCGGAGCCCACGCCGCAGCCCGAGCAGCCCCCGCTGGGTGAGCTGCCGTTGCGTGTGCGTGGCCGGTCGCTGCGCCCCGAGCACCAGATGCCGCCGTCGGCCCCGAACTCCCCGGTCAACGGTTCCCGCATGCTCGGCAACCCGGCCGACCGTTCGCCGCAGGGCACCGGATCGATCTTCGAGGCCCCGGTCGCTCCCGCGGCCCCGGTCGAGGAGAACGACTCCGAGGTCTCCCGGGTCGACTTGCCCCCGGCCTTCTTCCGCGGTTCCCGTAACCGTCCGGAGGACGAGCTCGAGGACGAGGCCCCGCAGGCCGAGTCCAGCTGGCAGAGCGGTCCGGAGAGCGACTCCTGGGCCCCGCCGAGCCACGGGTTCAACGGTTCCGGTTTCAACGGCCAGCCTCCGGCCTTCGGTGGCCCGCCGGCGATGCCCGACACCTTCCGCCCGGACACCGAGGCCGGTGACCAGGGCTACGAGGACGAAGAGGGCACGGTCGCCGACGAGCCGATCTCCGACGACGACCAGCAGGACTCGGCGGAAGATGTCGAGGGTCGCGAGCCCCCGCGTCTGCTGGGTGTCTGGTGCGACGCCGGGCACGTCACCTCGCCCGACCGCTCCGAGTGCCGGGTCTGTGGCCTGACGGTTCCGCCGCAGGCGCCGATCCTGGTCGCCCGCCCGCCCCTGGGCGTGCTGGTGTTCGACAACGGTGACCGCATCGAGGTCGACCGCCCGGTCGTGCTCGGTCGTGACCCCAAGCCGCGCACCGACTCGGCCGACCCCGAGGCGCCGTACCTGCACGCCGTGGCCAGCTCGACCGGCCAGGTGTCCCGCACGCACGCCGAGATCCGGCCCTCGGGCTGGGACGT
The Kineosporia sp. NBRC 101731 genome window above contains:
- the murJ gene encoding murein biosynthesis integral membrane protein MurJ, yielding MSGWSSDDGTPVPSDDPDRPMRPRRADGQHPQEQYPQDQYEGDPYAAQRESEYVSQHEGPTRRSRSAQRQAQRQAQQQPPPAPQPQQPADAWWNQPPAEPRRRRPRPAPPRVDQGDQPVAPADPTRPVPQEFRRPRNQHQDPQNQHAVPLPVAPEDPTVQVRPYRPEQARYAEGEYGQAGASGQGGGYGQYDEPYDQTRDDRTGPGDPEHGGSDPGYDNQGYQQGYEQGYDDWDSGSGEQQQYFHPLDPETPAPGNSRRGRRAAQPPPPTPDSPYDLSGLDPAELTGSLNLLGLVEGTAMPSDVTRPIAPIRAPIARAPRRPLPPVAPRSRDDRGYDDRGYDEHGYDDWDYGDRGQAEPDFEAADQDEDNRAQSASRASSLLGSSALMAAGTMVSRLLGFVRASVLVAAVTPGGDAGAADAFSVANIMPNALYILLAGGVLNAVLVPQIARAAKQKDGGEDYINRLLTAALGLLAVVTVLVLIGSPLLVKVYASDDWDPDLIALTAAFSLWCLPQVFFYGVYTLLGQVLNARGKFGAFMWSPVLNNVVSIAGLAAFIAVYGGGTQSGTEWTGTKVMLLAGSQTLGVATQALVLIPLLSRAGIRYRPKFGLRGVGLASASRVAGWTFAAVVVQQLAFVVISKVTTTASNLLKDHPDAAINTGKAIYDNALLLFMLPHSLVAVSLVTALFTRMSNAAAENRIRDVRADLSLGLRLTGLATVVSTAAILALGPDIAASMFPSANRSTTNGIAYVVMAMAVGLVPFSAQYLFQRVFFAFEDAKTPFFIQIATSGTWAAGNLVSLYLLRESPQYIVIGVGLSMAASNFVSALLSYWILRMRFGDLDGRAVVRSHIELFAVGGIGGGVAWLMARSTHIFLGDGWVTCIIATVVGGLMLLFIYVAGLRQLGVQEIEDVFGPLLRRLPSSPETVARHSTY
- a CDS encoding DUF6049 family protein, whose translation is MRYLANVRRGLTTGILTMAITLGVLGPSTAPALAASSRQAQPSNSTPEQVTTTSGGSSTSTRTQGSATASRNLQLTLSRVSPTSVTAQDDLVVTGVARNFSARALKNVTVSLRFSYAVLDGREAVIDWVENGDVATTSTLLRSQNLGNVRAKQSVPFTLTVPAGGLGLTSWGSSFGARPFSLVASSAAGRQLDAIRSTLVWAPQESDSKVGLTLLAPLTSVVPSTTAGLATEEAAAELLPDSRLSRILTATDDPAIGWAVDPALLAAAQSLKEGGISEAATQDDEEADGDDEATSSSSVSPSQPSGNEAATPFAISNEAAKTAGTAWLSRIVSGRKKRTVLGLPYADTDLNSLLKGGKSSGLLRQSDKLGESIEKKALGSSLYSRIAWPADGQISRQAIDGLVDTGHQSVILSESQQPAEPEISYTPNGKSTVRSKDNTLTGLLYDDELSDLFADSGRDRGAETTQTMLAVLAAISAESAAPTSDSQSRQVLAVAPRNWDPQPGDVQRLTNALREASWVSIGSLKKLGQSTAVDREAHRYGRKAVRSELPKGNLSNAQAMDRDLGNIAPALINNQDVVQRLEQRITSLLSYAWRSDLDGQAQARRAVMDDVGDLTGKVQLLIGTESKVFTARSALIPVTVDNKTDFDLRVSVSFSAGSGQLKIDRQPDPVTILAGHRQSFRVEATAIATGNVLVETKLLTGEGTKQRVLGSPQTFEVKVRPNWESWGMIGMAVLLGLLLLVGLLRSFRRNKTRPKVPLNSIPDVDDEATRAARKVTKEAAPPIATDGSPTPDVPAEPANVTDSAPIQRSGGATERSPQGSVTGDDKLRAPGTGSASGTPGAPRGMHEQKSSSVPTMAATKGAERRSPTMPKENR
- a CDS encoding NUDIX hydrolase, whose protein sequence is MPRPSRPPNGPRRSLPTVEETSAGGLVVDRSGEAPRGAVIARLNRAGRVEWCLPKGHLELDETPEQAAVREIEEETGIRGRILHGLGTIDYWFSVEGKRVHKHVHHYLLLATGGQLSTEGDPDHEAIDVAWVPLPELDQKLAFPNERRIAREASVRLLDSA
- a CDS encoding CCA tRNA nucleotidyltransferase → MVPLQPLLTELGSVFSSAGHRLALVGGPVRDALLGRQSPDLDFTTDARPEETIRLLRGWGDSHWDIGKAFGTIGARKGDHVVEVTTYRADVYREDSRKPQVAFGDTLEADLLRRDFTVNAMALELPELTFVDPYGGLADLTAGLLRTPGAPEISFGDDPLRMMRGARFAAQLGFSVAPEALTAMTAMADRISIVSAERVRVELEKLLLAPDPRPGLELLVSTGLAAHVLPELPALKLEIDEHHRHKDVYEHSLIVLEQAIALEDGPDGPVPGPDLVLRLAAILHDIGKPATRRFEEGGGVSFHHHEMEGAKLTTRRMKALRFDKETIQQVSRLVQLHLRFHGYGDGAWTDSAVRRYVTDAGPLLDRLHKLTRSDCTTRNRRKASRLASAYDDLELRIAELREREELDAVRPDLDGNQIMEILGIPAGRDVGRAWKFLKDLRLDRGQIGYDEAREALVAWWAGEQASAGPTADQTSGDRVGGTSDGDDPSGATPARRGGETTASA
- a CDS encoding FHA domain-containing protein, with amino-acid sequence MQSGIAYAAGQLLAVVAPRTVLVVDAPTDWSLAGPLWELALDDAPVDEILDVLVRRGIRTAPSFAIVRVEVDAVRALVRGSVPVCFERAGEPVRLDATGATTWLEGLISGARRVLVGDVETNSELPFTVSTGVVLVSGLALNCTPTTSDSDADAPAAISEAPAAALPAAAALEAPADSPSSESSAPLSLAGSGASDRVVDLTEGEPRTPAYSGAPGIEAREGWQPLPTRTGGFQREVNGHVPSVLDSPSTGSSSSGALQSSSGSTPTPASFFDSRSGSDDPGELLDVDDLSGGSSDENEGESARSFDFDDLLTDDAPDSGPVELSSPDPGGNDALNLNGSGHGPGVPPKPRPGGAPAGWPPVADEPDPFSQFRSEPEAPAPAPWGAPEPTPSAFSSEPAPSAFSPEPTPSAFSPEPTPSAFSSEPAPSAFSPEPTPQPEQPPLGELPLRVRGRSLRPEHQMPPSAPNSPVNGSRMLGNPADRSPQGTGSIFEAPVAPAAPVEENDSEVSRVDLPPAFFRGSRNRPEDELEDEAPQAESSWQSGPESDSWAPPSHGFNGSGFNGQPPAFGGPPAMPDTFRPDTEAGDQGYEDEEGTVADEPISDDDQQDSAEDVEGREPPRLLGVWCDAGHVTSPDRSECRVCGLTVPPQAPILVARPPLGVLVFDNGDRIEVDRPVVLGRDPKPRTDSADPEAPYLHAVASSTGQVSRTHAEIRPSGWDVLLTDLGAMNGTALTLPGESPQAIDPGVPTVISPGCRVDLGGETGFVFEVEN